CAGTTTTGCTTAAACGAGCTTTTTCGGCATCGATTAAAGAATGGATTCTGGCTGCGGAGCATATCGAGCAAGAAGGAAATCAGAATATTATTTTGTGCGAGCGTGGCATTCGCACGTTTGAAAACAGCATGCGTAACACTTTGGATTTAGCTTCTGCAGCTTTGGTGAAACAACAAACTCACTATCCCGTTTTCATCGATCCTTCGCACGGAACCGGCATGCGTGAATTGGTTGCGCCTATGACTTACGCAGCAGCTGCCATTGGTGCTGACGGTGTGATGATTGAAGTGCACGATGATCCTGGCAACTCGCTTTCTGACGGGCATCAGGCGCTCTCGCCAGAGCAGCTTGCTCCCATCATCAAAAAAGCTTTGCAGATCCGTTCCCTTTTTCTTAAGTAAGCAAACTATGAATACAAACATGCCCATGCGCAATCCAAAGCGAATTCGCGAAATGTTTAGCAGCATTGCGCACCGTTACGACAAAACCAACACCTACCTCTCCGCCGGCATTCATCATCTCTGGAGAAAAAAACTGGTGAACATGAGCAAGGCAAAACCCGGAGATAGCGTTCTAGACTGCGCTACCGGAACGGGCGATCTTGCTATCGCGTTTAAGAAATGTGTGGGAAATTCTGGTCATGTCATTGGCACCGACTTCTGCCCCGAAATGCTAGCATCCGCACCAGCAAAGGCTGAAAAAGCTGGCTGCCCTATTCGCTTTGAAGAAGCTGATGTAACCAACTTACAGTTTCAAGATAAACGCTTCGACATTACTTCAATTGCGTTTGGCATTCGCAATGTCAGCTATCCCATTAAAGCGTTGCAAGAAATGGCGCGAGTAACAAAGCCTGGCGGCTCGGTCATGATTTTGGAATTTGGTCAACCCAGTTTGCCTGTGTGGAAAGACATTTATTTCTTTTACTCCCACACGTTGCTGCCAAAAATTGGCGGCTGGCTCACTGGCGCATCAGATGCCTACAGCTATCTCGAAAAATCTTCCGCTTCATTCCCCTGCAATGAAGCCTTCATCCAGCTTTGCCGAGAGGCAGATTGTTTCAGCGAAATAGAAATGAAAAGCCTCACCGGCGGCGTAGCCTATATGTATAAAGCGCGAGTGCGGTAGAATGAGTAGTTTTCTAGGGCGTGTAGGCAATTAATCTAAGCAGTTGATTATAAAAACTTTTTTAACAAGATCTTTGAAGGTTGTCATCCTGAACAAAGTGAAGGATCTCCTTGAAATCACGTAGATTCTTCGCATACGCTCAGAATGACAACGCGTTACTGTCCACACGCCTTAGAAACAATTATATTTTCCCTCCTTCCACCACTAAAACTTCGGCGGATGAAAGCGGAGGGGAAATAAAAACACCCCTTTAACCCGACACACAATCAAGCCGCCGCCACAGCAAGTGGTCTGCTAACACCAACCACACCATCGCTTCCACAACGGGAAGGCCGCGAATGGCGATGCAGGGATCGTGTCTTCCTTTTTTAGCGACGTCTAAAATGGAGGATGTTGGTTTGAAGCTAATTCGCATGGAGATTGGTTCTCCGGTTGAGAGGCCTCCGCGAATACCTCCATATTGAGCTGTAGTTTTTGCATCGTGAAATGCGGTTCCTTTTTGTCCACCAGCTTCTACGCCGTCGCCAAATTCGAAAGATGTTGTCGCGCCCACACTCATCACAGCTGCTGCAAAGTCTGACTTCAATTTGTGAAACACGGGTTGGCCAAGTCCAACGGGAAGTGCTGAAACAAGAACTTCAACAACACCACCAAAACTTTCACCCTCTTCTTTTGCCTTGGTAAGTAGTTGCTCAAGTTTCGCTTCATCTTGCGGAAGATGCAATGGACCTACTTGCGTGAGATTGCCTTGCACACTCACTTCTGGAGCAAGTTTTTTTACGAGCATTTCTGCAACGGCTGCAGCCATCACACGGCTCACGGTTTCACGGCCAGAAGACCTTCCACCACCGCGGTGATCAACATGGCCAAACTTTGCACGCCACACATCATCGGCATGGCCAAGACGTGGAGAGATTTTTATCTGCTGGTAATCTTCGGAACGAGTGTCGGTATTATGAACCAGCATGGCAATGGGAGTGCCCAAGGTTTTGCCTTCGAAAACGCCACTTAGCACGTGCATTTCGTCAGCTTCATTGCGCGCTGACACAAGTGTGCCAAGGCCTGGACGGCGACGCTGCATCCATTGTTGCAGCAGCTCAAAATCAAAAGGGATGCCCGCCGGACATCCCTCAATGATTACACCTAAAGCTTTGCCATGGCTTTCGCCAAAGCTAGTGATATGAAAAATGCTGCCAAAACTATTTGCAGTCATTGTTTATCTCCTTCACATCAATAAAAAGCGATTGTATTCTTTGCCTACGAATTTTTCCCACGTCCAAACAATCTATCTAATGGACCAATACCTTCCCAACCAAATGCTAATAATGCTACTGCAGTAACAATCATACCTGCAGCTAATGCATAGTCCAGTAAAGTGCCTGACGTACCAGTGTTTACTGGATCAAGAGCTACTTCCTGCGCCCTCACCGTTTGAGCACATGCAAACGTTGCTGCTCCAGCAAGACACCCTACCATTCTTGCGCCTGTGTTACTTTGAGCAATTCCAAATCGGTCAACGTTTACAGCTGCTGGAACAACTGGTGCTGCTGCCATTCCAAAACCTGTTTCGCTAACACCAACTGATTTTACAGAAGGTACTGCTGGTTGAACTACTGGTGTAAATCTTAATACTGGTAAAACTCCAAGTGCGACGGGATTCATACTTTCTCCTTAGAAAAATGGGTTAGTGAGTTTTTCCAAAAGTCTTGTTGCTCTTGCGCTTGCCGTATAAACATTTCGGTTCCAGAAACATAATGGGCCTTATATTTTTCAGCGAGCTCTATTGCCCAAGAATCAAGGCTATAGTCAAGGTCAAAAATTACCTTTGGCGACCATGCCTTCGGTAGTGTGGAAAAAAAGTTGCGTGTTTTTTTTCCTGCAGCCCAAATAATTATTTCTGGAGCTTCATCAGCTCTGTTTTTTCCACTTCTGAGCTCTCCCGTTCTGGCAGAATAAAACAAAGCTTCCGGAAAAAGTTTTTGCAAAAGAGGAAGTGTGCCTCCACCTCCAATCACAGCAATTTGTCTTTTGATATCATAGCTTTCCATACTTACTTTAAAGGCTGTTTCTAAGGCTTTTGTATCGGTGTCTGTTCCGCACCACGCCTGGGTTTGCTGGCTCCAGATGAGTGTATTGATACTTCCTTTTGCGTGAAGCAGTTCTGCCACCTGCCTTTTGAGGGGAGCTGTAACTGAAGCCATTTTCAAGCCAAGGGCCTGCAAAATATCCAAAGCCCCTGCCTCCCAGTCTGATTCGGTGACGCGGATGGCGAAATACGGCATGCCCATTTCAGCAAAAAACCCAGCATGAAATGCCGGGCTAAAGCTGTGGGCAACAGGATCTCCCAACACCGCTGCAAAACTTTCTGATGACGTTTGCTGCTGACGAAGCCACGCAAGTAAAGTGGGCTGATCTGCACTGGAGCCATTGCCTTCGCGGATGAAGTTGATGTGCATCTTTCCTTGCATGTACAAGCGATACCACGCCCAGCGGCCATTAGCCGAGCACGGTAAAAACGAGCGGCGTGTGATATCTTGCATCATCCATTTATGCCCAAGCAGCAATTCATCAAAACTTTCTACGGGAAGCGCTGCTTTCAAGTGGCTCTCCGCTGGCGCTTTATTCACAAGCCTTTGCAAGGCATCTGAAAGAGTTTCATTTTCTTTTGGATGATGAAGCGAAACAATTATTGGCGTAAAAGAAAAATCTTCTCCAAGCGAAAGATCCCAATCTGTTTGCACATTTTTTGGTGGAAGATTTTGTTTTGTTCGGGGATTTCGATAGCTGAATAGAATCTTTTCTCGTGGAAAAAAATCTAATGCCCATTTTTGCTGTGCATCCGAAAGCAAATCGTCTCTGATTTCAAAAGCATGAAAACCCCAATCTCTTTTTTCGTTCCATGTTTTTTGTCGTGAGGCGCTGCACTCTTCAGGAAGAATTGTGATAAATGCATTGAGCTTAGTAATTTGGCGCTGAAAAAAAAGACGTTCGCTTTCACTTGGTCCAAAATCACCTTCGGCCAAAAACAATTCTTGATGAGCTATACTCTGATAATATTTTTCTCGTTCTGGAAACAACTTGAGATACGACTCTTTCAAGCTAAGATTTTTTTCTAAACACGGTCGCCCTAAAACCGTTCTGCCCCAAGCATCAGAG
This Deltaproteobacteria bacterium CG11_big_fil_rev_8_21_14_0_20_42_23 DNA region includes the following protein-coding sequences:
- a CDS encoding bifunctional demethylmenaquinone methyltransferase/2-methoxy-6-polyprenyl-1,4-benzoquinol methylase UbiE; the protein is MNTNMPMRNPKRIREMFSSIAHRYDKTNTYLSAGIHHLWRKKLVNMSKAKPGDSVLDCATGTGDLAIAFKKCVGNSGHVIGTDFCPEMLASAPAKAEKAGCPIRFEEADVTNLQFQDKRFDITSIAFGIRNVSYPIKALQEMARVTKPGGSVMILEFGQPSLPVWKDIYFFYSHTLLPKIGGWLTGASDAYSYLEKSSASFPCNEAFIQLCREADCFSEIEMKSLTGGVAYMYKARVR
- a CDS encoding chorismate synthase, with product MTANSFGSIFHITSFGESHGKALGVIIEGCPAGIPFDFELLQQWMQRRRPGLGTLVSARNEADEMHVLSGVFEGKTLGTPIAMLVHNTDTRSEDYQQIKISPRLGHADDVWRAKFGHVDHRGGGRSSGRETVSRVMAAAVAEMLVKKLAPEVSVQGNLTQVGPLHLPQDEAKLEQLLTKAKEEGESFGGVVEVLVSALPVGLGQPVFHKLKSDFAAAVMSVGATTSFEFGDGVEAGGQKGTAFHDAKTTAQYGGIRGGLSTGEPISMRISFKPTSSILDVAKKGRHDPCIAIRGLPVVEAMVWLVLADHLLWRRLDCVSG